A region from the Antennarius striatus isolate MH-2024 chromosome 24, ASM4005453v1, whole genome shotgun sequence genome encodes:
- the shroom2b gene encoding protein Shroom2 isoform X1 — translation MVDVVSPHTMPSETEVHVARSFLTKILRSSMRKHRFKQGKNDPGSRPHSWHSSKLTEEESESAKREASPSPIWQPSHEAKSKDRDQLTSKFCSVDNMENLERPSHPFPPGRLSPNKYVSGAELLCRPGSRRDSGLSCLSSGASPPVHDASAGRRGTSAENIFFKGLQSEAPQQAEWPRYLQPTLGSGGSEGQPTSRVSLAGRAGIAPVWQAPEKKKSLSPPPPLAPLRSESFTATKVFPYPEGQSGSKVKGRSHEHLVENKDQNSLNTQEKTTETRHSFNPLPNKAADHNQNRLHPNKLFSLSSIDVRQSHHMQTPDHQRQYSDESPLYLHTSSAPPTHIQSVGSYYRSLQDLPINVFGRKQVRHSTASIWSSTANPIQENRGKSRSYCLNSSVETTELQARHGKSDGWRKETEKPHRNEPGLQSSLKTNMKAKYSLPQFHMPYGDNKEHNGQPHQGHDSHYNHQTSELGVQTCSPEDPAKRRDGLSNNIKRGFPMHQNTDHKFSFSRHQDPWVPQEDHRISPLKTPLLHSLANESKALAERKSAALTTPVIAVQDVGNGVAASGGKLNRRSDRYATTLRNEIQQKRAQLQKSRSAATLTCDPVDEETEEWRSTKAPASSFSNTYKDHLKEAQARVLQATSFQRRDLEPLVPEAPVVKTSNGRVRGRKRLPLVKKMHSFSEPDKIDQVGVEGESQTGSLVERRKFFEAKPAFSRPVLNTNQGTNLNADLGDACNTKERTPAGEPEEPPLSSDSNLLLPGHNEVSLEQQRLGTFAEYQATWSKQKKSTEARTQGRYHSAENILDADPEKKAVCFHERSRSSPSADFYTQNVPSPWSDPHSQQSSATNREKSESRLLYQSDHSPQSAPSVPRNEGPAPGLTDHRSKPDTASPSHNTQSLGPRSLSPNPGSQYPAQLPEAQSLLPQPKSHFSTETTSSSSSSSQEFLFGAPAAQPLSGSGSDTHAVAQNSSAGPSSSPHLNSMSGADVSRGGAGNEEEKEHTGASSPQTLNLQADRGRSPSPQFSPLRLTDKPPAVFVQDESPVGSENGLKPPAEMEVSSPVRKVPVRIVHIERNLEAEDGASPCCEIYSIPSPVNGHAVQDQGSVPELNSVRALHTEEDAKREELARDIMGKDKSLVDILDQTGRMTTMDLMEGLFATEEQILEGALQRKRASSISRLPSSSIRTTDRREEEDVSLSAAASLVPSSSYYNTSAPKAELLIKMKDMQEQLEEQDSEDELDIDLASKKQELISSLAEKLQVLREARHSLQEDMEDNEALGREVEATVQRRCQPNQLDKFRMFVGDLDKVVSLLLSLSGRLARVENALNSLEEEAPPEEKRTLTEKRKLLMRQHEDAKELKENLDRRERLVSIIMEAHLDAESLDDYRHFVKMKSALIIEQRKLEDKIKLGEEQLKCLVDSLPLDQRPLL, via the exons ATGGTTGATGTTGTATCACCACACACAATGCCATCAGAAACCGAGGTGCATGTGGCAAGGAGCTTCCTCACCAAGATTTTGCGAAGCTCTATGAG GAAACACCGCTTCAAACAAGG GAAGAATGATCCTGGCTCACGGCCTCACTCCTGGCACTCGTCCAAGCTGACAGAAGAAGAGTCAGAGTCTGCCAAGAGAGAAGCCAGCCCTTCACCCATCTGGCAGCCGAGCCATGAAGCAAA ATCTAAGGACCGGGATCAGCTAACCAGTAAGTTCTGCTCAGTGGACAACATGGAGAACCTGGAGCGTCCCTCTCACCCCTTCCCACCAGGTCGTCTGTCACCAAACAAATATGTCAGCGGCGCTGAGCTGCTCTGTCGACCCGGAAGCAGGAGAGACTCTGGGTTGAGCTGCCTGTCCAGCGGGGCAAGCCCCCCAGTTCATGACGCCAGCGCTGGTCGGAGGGGAACCAGcgcagaaaacattttctttaaggGCCTCCAGAGCGAGGCGCCTCAGCAGGCAGAATGGCCCAGGTACCTGCAGCCTACGCTGGGGAGCGGGGGCTCGGAGGGGCAGCCCACCTCTCGTGTGTCCCTGGCAGGGAGAGCCGGTATTGCCCCGGTGTGGCAGgcaccagagaagaagaagtctctatctcctcctcccccacttGCTCCCCTGCGCAGTGAGAGCTTTACTGCCACAAAGGTGTTCCCTTATCCAGAAGGGCAAAGCGGTTCAAAAGTTAAAGGCAGGTCACATGAACACCTGGTCGAAAACAAGGATCAGAATAGCCTCAACACCCAGGAGAAGACCACCGAGACCAGACACAGCTTCAACCCACTGCCCAACAAAGCAGCTGACCACAACCAGAACCGGCTGCACCCGAACAAGCTCTTCTCCCTGTCCAGCATCGACGTCAGACAGTCGCATCACATGCAGACACCCGACCATCAGAGGCAGTACAGCGATGAAAGCCCGCTCTACCTGCACACCAGCTCAGCTCCTCCCACCCACATCCAAAGTGTAGGTAGTTACTATCGCAGCCTCCAGGATCTGCCCATAAACGTCTTCGGCCGCAAACAGGTCCGGCACTCCACGGCGTCCATATGGAGTTCTACCGCAAACCCAATCCAGGAGAATAGGGGGAAAAGCAGAAGTTACTGTTTGAACAGTTCAGTTGAGACGACTGAGCTTCAAGCGAGGCACGGAAAATCAGACGGGTGGAGGAAGGAAACGGAGAAACCCCACAGGAATGAACCAGGCCTCCAAAGTTCCCTGAAGACAAACATGAAGGCAAAGTATTCCCTACCTCAGTTCCACATGCCTTACGGTGACAACAAGGAGCACAATGGCCAGCCCCATCAGGGACATGATTCACATTACAACCATCAAACCTCTGAACTTGGTGTCCAAACCTGCAGCCCAGAAGACCCAGCAAAGAGACGTGACGGACTCTCGAACAACATTAAAAGAGGTTTTCCGATGCACCAGAACACTGACCATAAGTTCAGTTTTTCAAGGCACCAGGACCCGTGGGTGCCGCAGGAAGATCATCGAATATCCCCCCTGAAAACCCCCCTCCTGCACTCCCTGGCCAATGAGAGTAAGGCTTTAGCAGAGAGGAAATCAGCAGCGTTGACCACACCTGTGATAGCTGTCCAGGATGTAGGCAACGGTGTGGCCGCCAGCGGTGGAAAGTTGAACCGGCGCAGCGATCGTTACGCCACCACCCTCCGAAATGAGATCCAGCAGAAACGAGCCCAGCTGCAAAAGAGCCGCAGTGCCGCCACTCTGACATGTGACCCCGTggatgaggagacagaagaatgGAGGTCTACCAAAGCTCCTGCATCTTCTTTCTCCAACACCTACAAAGATCACCTGAAGGAGGCACAGGCCCGGGTCCTCCAGGCTACCTCCTTCCAAAGACGAGACCTTGAACCACTTGTGCCCGAAGCACCTGTCGTCAAGACGTCCAACGGACGCGTTAGAGGTCGCAAGCGCCTTCCCCTGGTCAAGAAGATGCACTCCTTCTCAGAACCTGACAAGATTGATCAAGTGGGAGTGGAGGGAGAATCCCAAACGGGGTCTCTCGTTGAGCGGAGGAAGTTCTTCGAGGCCAAACCAGCGTTTTCCAGGCCTGTACTGAATACCAACCAGGGAACAAACTTAAATGCAGACCTTGGTGATGCATGCAACACCAAAGAAAGGACTCCTGCTGGAGAACCTGAGGAGCCTCCCTTGTCCTCAGACTCCAACCTCCTCTTGCCTGGACATAATGAGGTGTCACTGGAGCAGCAGAGACTCGGAACCTTCGCCGAGTACCAGGCCACATGGAGTAAACAAAAGAAATCAACAGAGGCCCGGACACAAGGGAGGTACCACTCAGCTGAGAACATCTTGGATGCAGATCCTGAGAAGAAGGCTGTGTGCTTCCACGAGAGATCCCGGTCATCTCCTTCTGCAGATTTCTATACACAG AATGTTCCTTCACCATGGAGTGATCCTCACAGCCAGCAGAGCAGCGCCACCAACAG AGAAAAATCTGAGAGCCGACTGCTGTACCAGTCCGACCACAGCCCACAGTCAGCACCATCAGTCCCTAGAAACGAGGGCCCGGCCCCCGGCCTCACTGACCACAGGTCCAAACCAGACACTGCCAGTCCCTCCCACAACACACAGTCCCTGGGCCCTCGCAGCCTAAGTCCCAACCCTGGCTCCCAGTACCCGGCCCAGCTTCCAGAAGCCCAGAGCCTCCTGCCACAGCCCAAGTCCCATTTCAGCACAGAaaccacttcctcctcctcctcctcctcccaggaATTCCTCTTTGGCGCTCCGGCAGCCCAGCCTCTGTCCGGCTCCGGTTCTGACACTCATGCAGTTGCCCAGAACTCCTCTGCAGGCCCAAGCAGCTCCCCACATCTCAACAGCATGTCAGGAGCCGACGTGAgcagaggaggtgcaggaaatgaggaggagaaggaacaTACAGGGGCTTCATCTCCACAGACTTTGAATCTTCAAGCAGATCGAGGACGGTCTCCCTCTCCACAGTTTTCACCCCTGAGACTGACTGACAAACCGCCGGCTGTGTTCGTGCAGGATGAGTCACCGGTTGG GTCAGAAAACGGTCTGAAGCCCCCGGCAGAGATGGAGGTGAGCAGTCCGGTGAGGAAAGTCCCGGTGAGGATCGTCCACATCGAGAGGAACCTGGAGGCAGAGGACGGAGCCTCTCCGTGTTGTGAGATCTATAGCATCCCCTCCCCGGTGAACGGCCACGCCGTGCAGGACCAGGGCTCCGTCCCTGAGCTGAATTCAGTGAGAGCTCTTCACACTGAGGAGGACGCCAAGAGAGAAGAACTGGCCAGGGACATCATGGGAAAAGACAAATCCCTGGTGGACATCCTTGACCAGACTGGCAGGATGACCACCATGGACCTGATGGAGGGGCTGTTTGCCACAGAGGAGCAGATCTTAGAGGGTGCCCTCCAGCGCAAGAGggcctcctccatctccagaCTGCCCTCCTCATCCATCAGAACCACAGACAG gagggaggaagaggatgtttccctgtcagcagcagcatccctgGTACCCAGCTCCTCTTACTACAACACATCAGCTCCCAAGGCTGAGCTCCTCATCAAGATGAAGGACAtgcaggagcagctggaggagcaggactCTGAGGACGAGCTGGACATTGATCTCGCCAGCAAGAAG CAAGAGCTGATCTCCAGCCTGGCAGAGAAGCTACAGGTGCTGAGAGAGGCGCGGCACAGCTTGCAGGAGGACATGGAGGACAATGAAGCGCTGGGTCGTGAGGTCGAGGCCACCGTGCAACGTCGCTGTCAGCCCAACCAGCTCGACAAGTTCCGCATGTTTGTGGGCGATCTGGACAAGGTGGTGAGTCTGCTGCTGTCGCTGTCGGGGCGGCTCGCCCGGGTGGAGAACGCTCTCAACAGCCTTGAGGAAGAAGCTCCACCTGAAGAGAAG CGGACCCTGACGGAGAAGCGAAAGCTGCTGATGCGGCAGCACGAAGATGCCAAGGAGCTCAAGGAGAACCTGGACCGACGGGAGCGGCTGGTGTCCATCATCATGGAGGCTCACCTGGATGCTGAAAGCCTGGACGACTACCGCCACTTCGTGAAGATGAAGTCGGCCCTCATCATCGAGCAACGCAAGCTGGAGGACAAGATCAAGCTGGGAGAGGAGCAGCTGAAGTGCCTGGTGGACAGTCTGCCGCTGGACCAGAGGCCTCTGCTCTGA
- the shroom2b gene encoding protein Shroom2 isoform X2, translated as MENLERPSHPFPPGRLSPNKYVSGAELLCRPGSRRDSGLSCLSSGASPPVHDASAGRRGTSAENIFFKGLQSEAPQQAEWPRYLQPTLGSGGSEGQPTSRVSLAGRAGIAPVWQAPEKKKSLSPPPPLAPLRSESFTATKVFPYPEGQSGSKVKGRSHEHLVENKDQNSLNTQEKTTETRHSFNPLPNKAADHNQNRLHPNKLFSLSSIDVRQSHHMQTPDHQRQYSDESPLYLHTSSAPPTHIQSVGSYYRSLQDLPINVFGRKQVRHSTASIWSSTANPIQENRGKSRSYCLNSSVETTELQARHGKSDGWRKETEKPHRNEPGLQSSLKTNMKAKYSLPQFHMPYGDNKEHNGQPHQGHDSHYNHQTSELGVQTCSPEDPAKRRDGLSNNIKRGFPMHQNTDHKFSFSRHQDPWVPQEDHRISPLKTPLLHSLANESKALAERKSAALTTPVIAVQDVGNGVAASGGKLNRRSDRYATTLRNEIQQKRAQLQKSRSAATLTCDPVDEETEEWRSTKAPASSFSNTYKDHLKEAQARVLQATSFQRRDLEPLVPEAPVVKTSNGRVRGRKRLPLVKKMHSFSEPDKIDQVGVEGESQTGSLVERRKFFEAKPAFSRPVLNTNQGTNLNADLGDACNTKERTPAGEPEEPPLSSDSNLLLPGHNEVSLEQQRLGTFAEYQATWSKQKKSTEARTQGRYHSAENILDADPEKKAVCFHERSRSSPSADFYTQNVPSPWSDPHSQQSSATNREKSESRLLYQSDHSPQSAPSVPRNEGPAPGLTDHRSKPDTASPSHNTQSLGPRSLSPNPGSQYPAQLPEAQSLLPQPKSHFSTETTSSSSSSSQEFLFGAPAAQPLSGSGSDTHAVAQNSSAGPSSSPHLNSMSGADVSRGGAGNEEEKEHTGASSPQTLNLQADRGRSPSPQFSPLRLTDKPPAVFVQDESPVGSENGLKPPAEMEVSSPVRKVPVRIVHIERNLEAEDGASPCCEIYSIPSPVNGHAVQDQGSVPELNSVRALHTEEDAKREELARDIMGKDKSLVDILDQTGRMTTMDLMEGLFATEEQILEGALQRKRASSISRLPSSSIRTTDRREEEDVSLSAAASLVPSSSYYNTSAPKAELLIKMKDMQEQLEEQDSEDELDIDLASKKQELISSLAEKLQVLREARHSLQEDMEDNEALGREVEATVQRRCQPNQLDKFRMFVGDLDKVVSLLLSLSGRLARVENALNSLEEEAPPEEKRTLTEKRKLLMRQHEDAKELKENLDRRERLVSIIMEAHLDAESLDDYRHFVKMKSALIIEQRKLEDKIKLGEEQLKCLVDSLPLDQRPLL; from the exons ATGGAGAACCTGGAGCGTCCCTCTCACCCCTTCCCACCAGGTCGTCTGTCACCAAACAAATATGTCAGCGGCGCTGAGCTGCTCTGTCGACCCGGAAGCAGGAGAGACTCTGGGTTGAGCTGCCTGTCCAGCGGGGCAAGCCCCCCAGTTCATGACGCCAGCGCTGGTCGGAGGGGAACCAGcgcagaaaacattttctttaaggGCCTCCAGAGCGAGGCGCCTCAGCAGGCAGAATGGCCCAGGTACCTGCAGCCTACGCTGGGGAGCGGGGGCTCGGAGGGGCAGCCCACCTCTCGTGTGTCCCTGGCAGGGAGAGCCGGTATTGCCCCGGTGTGGCAGgcaccagagaagaagaagtctctatctcctcctcccccacttGCTCCCCTGCGCAGTGAGAGCTTTACTGCCACAAAGGTGTTCCCTTATCCAGAAGGGCAAAGCGGTTCAAAAGTTAAAGGCAGGTCACATGAACACCTGGTCGAAAACAAGGATCAGAATAGCCTCAACACCCAGGAGAAGACCACCGAGACCAGACACAGCTTCAACCCACTGCCCAACAAAGCAGCTGACCACAACCAGAACCGGCTGCACCCGAACAAGCTCTTCTCCCTGTCCAGCATCGACGTCAGACAGTCGCATCACATGCAGACACCCGACCATCAGAGGCAGTACAGCGATGAAAGCCCGCTCTACCTGCACACCAGCTCAGCTCCTCCCACCCACATCCAAAGTGTAGGTAGTTACTATCGCAGCCTCCAGGATCTGCCCATAAACGTCTTCGGCCGCAAACAGGTCCGGCACTCCACGGCGTCCATATGGAGTTCTACCGCAAACCCAATCCAGGAGAATAGGGGGAAAAGCAGAAGTTACTGTTTGAACAGTTCAGTTGAGACGACTGAGCTTCAAGCGAGGCACGGAAAATCAGACGGGTGGAGGAAGGAAACGGAGAAACCCCACAGGAATGAACCAGGCCTCCAAAGTTCCCTGAAGACAAACATGAAGGCAAAGTATTCCCTACCTCAGTTCCACATGCCTTACGGTGACAACAAGGAGCACAATGGCCAGCCCCATCAGGGACATGATTCACATTACAACCATCAAACCTCTGAACTTGGTGTCCAAACCTGCAGCCCAGAAGACCCAGCAAAGAGACGTGACGGACTCTCGAACAACATTAAAAGAGGTTTTCCGATGCACCAGAACACTGACCATAAGTTCAGTTTTTCAAGGCACCAGGACCCGTGGGTGCCGCAGGAAGATCATCGAATATCCCCCCTGAAAACCCCCCTCCTGCACTCCCTGGCCAATGAGAGTAAGGCTTTAGCAGAGAGGAAATCAGCAGCGTTGACCACACCTGTGATAGCTGTCCAGGATGTAGGCAACGGTGTGGCCGCCAGCGGTGGAAAGTTGAACCGGCGCAGCGATCGTTACGCCACCACCCTCCGAAATGAGATCCAGCAGAAACGAGCCCAGCTGCAAAAGAGCCGCAGTGCCGCCACTCTGACATGTGACCCCGTggatgaggagacagaagaatgGAGGTCTACCAAAGCTCCTGCATCTTCTTTCTCCAACACCTACAAAGATCACCTGAAGGAGGCACAGGCCCGGGTCCTCCAGGCTACCTCCTTCCAAAGACGAGACCTTGAACCACTTGTGCCCGAAGCACCTGTCGTCAAGACGTCCAACGGACGCGTTAGAGGTCGCAAGCGCCTTCCCCTGGTCAAGAAGATGCACTCCTTCTCAGAACCTGACAAGATTGATCAAGTGGGAGTGGAGGGAGAATCCCAAACGGGGTCTCTCGTTGAGCGGAGGAAGTTCTTCGAGGCCAAACCAGCGTTTTCCAGGCCTGTACTGAATACCAACCAGGGAACAAACTTAAATGCAGACCTTGGTGATGCATGCAACACCAAAGAAAGGACTCCTGCTGGAGAACCTGAGGAGCCTCCCTTGTCCTCAGACTCCAACCTCCTCTTGCCTGGACATAATGAGGTGTCACTGGAGCAGCAGAGACTCGGAACCTTCGCCGAGTACCAGGCCACATGGAGTAAACAAAAGAAATCAACAGAGGCCCGGACACAAGGGAGGTACCACTCAGCTGAGAACATCTTGGATGCAGATCCTGAGAAGAAGGCTGTGTGCTTCCACGAGAGATCCCGGTCATCTCCTTCTGCAGATTTCTATACACAG AATGTTCCTTCACCATGGAGTGATCCTCACAGCCAGCAGAGCAGCGCCACCAACAG AGAAAAATCTGAGAGCCGACTGCTGTACCAGTCCGACCACAGCCCACAGTCAGCACCATCAGTCCCTAGAAACGAGGGCCCGGCCCCCGGCCTCACTGACCACAGGTCCAAACCAGACACTGCCAGTCCCTCCCACAACACACAGTCCCTGGGCCCTCGCAGCCTAAGTCCCAACCCTGGCTCCCAGTACCCGGCCCAGCTTCCAGAAGCCCAGAGCCTCCTGCCACAGCCCAAGTCCCATTTCAGCACAGAaaccacttcctcctcctcctcctcctcccaggaATTCCTCTTTGGCGCTCCGGCAGCCCAGCCTCTGTCCGGCTCCGGTTCTGACACTCATGCAGTTGCCCAGAACTCCTCTGCAGGCCCAAGCAGCTCCCCACATCTCAACAGCATGTCAGGAGCCGACGTGAgcagaggaggtgcaggaaatgaggaggagaaggaacaTACAGGGGCTTCATCTCCACAGACTTTGAATCTTCAAGCAGATCGAGGACGGTCTCCCTCTCCACAGTTTTCACCCCTGAGACTGACTGACAAACCGCCGGCTGTGTTCGTGCAGGATGAGTCACCGGTTGG GTCAGAAAACGGTCTGAAGCCCCCGGCAGAGATGGAGGTGAGCAGTCCGGTGAGGAAAGTCCCGGTGAGGATCGTCCACATCGAGAGGAACCTGGAGGCAGAGGACGGAGCCTCTCCGTGTTGTGAGATCTATAGCATCCCCTCCCCGGTGAACGGCCACGCCGTGCAGGACCAGGGCTCCGTCCCTGAGCTGAATTCAGTGAGAGCTCTTCACACTGAGGAGGACGCCAAGAGAGAAGAACTGGCCAGGGACATCATGGGAAAAGACAAATCCCTGGTGGACATCCTTGACCAGACTGGCAGGATGACCACCATGGACCTGATGGAGGGGCTGTTTGCCACAGAGGAGCAGATCTTAGAGGGTGCCCTCCAGCGCAAGAGggcctcctccatctccagaCTGCCCTCCTCATCCATCAGAACCACAGACAG gagggaggaagaggatgtttccctgtcagcagcagcatccctgGTACCCAGCTCCTCTTACTACAACACATCAGCTCCCAAGGCTGAGCTCCTCATCAAGATGAAGGACAtgcaggagcagctggaggagcaggactCTGAGGACGAGCTGGACATTGATCTCGCCAGCAAGAAG CAAGAGCTGATCTCCAGCCTGGCAGAGAAGCTACAGGTGCTGAGAGAGGCGCGGCACAGCTTGCAGGAGGACATGGAGGACAATGAAGCGCTGGGTCGTGAGGTCGAGGCCACCGTGCAACGTCGCTGTCAGCCCAACCAGCTCGACAAGTTCCGCATGTTTGTGGGCGATCTGGACAAGGTGGTGAGTCTGCTGCTGTCGCTGTCGGGGCGGCTCGCCCGGGTGGAGAACGCTCTCAACAGCCTTGAGGAAGAAGCTCCACCTGAAGAGAAG CGGACCCTGACGGAGAAGCGAAAGCTGCTGATGCGGCAGCACGAAGATGCCAAGGAGCTCAAGGAGAACCTGGACCGACGGGAGCGGCTGGTGTCCATCATCATGGAGGCTCACCTGGATGCTGAAAGCCTGGACGACTACCGCCACTTCGTGAAGATGAAGTCGGCCCTCATCATCGAGCAACGCAAGCTGGAGGACAAGATCAAGCTGGGAGAGGAGCAGCTGAAGTGCCTGGTGGACAGTCTGCCGCTGGACCAGAGGCCTCTGCTCTGA
- the LOC137591236 gene encoding uncharacterized protein produces the protein MATALMNTATTVAMGVITKITGAALTMKTMDTRGGVAQVGMIMAAKAGVALTVMSMVARAGVALVVMIMTAKADVALIVMTMAAKAGVALVVMIMTAKADVALIVMTMAAKAGVALIVMTMAARAGVALIMEALVVVGPLMRVAVGVKVTVTKRVDRVQGLVAGVEGTDTGATEKTRKVGVGVGVVVVVVVDKENETFRMKKDVPLIKSISFLF, from the exons ATGGCG ACGGCCTTGATGAACACAGCAACGACCGTCGCGATGGGGGTGATCACAAAGATTACAGGCGCAGCCCTGACCATGAAGACAATGGACACCAGGGGAGGCGTAGCCCAGGTCGGGATGATTATGGCCGCCAAGGCAGGTGTAGCCCTGACTGTGATGAGTATGGTCGCAAGGGCAGGCGTAGCCCTGGTCGTGATGATTATGACCGCCAAGGCAGACGTAGCCCTGATCGTGATGACTATGGCCGCCAAGGCAGGCGTAGCCCTGGTCGTGATGATTATGACCGCCAAGGCAGACGTAGCCCTGATCGTGATGACTATGGCCGCCAAGGCAGGCGTAGCCCTGATCGTGATGACTATGGCCGCAAGGGCAGGAGTAGCCCTCATCATGGAAGCCCTGGTCGTCGTGGGCCCTCTGATGAGAGTGGCAGTGGGAGTGAAAGTTACAGTGACGAAGAGGGTGGACAGGGTCCAGGGCCTGGTGGCAGGCGTAGAAGGCACAGACACAGGCGCAACCGAGAAAACCAGGAAGGTGGGGGTGGGCGTGGGCGTGGTTGTGGTCGTGGTCGtggacaaagaaaatgaaacttttagaATGAAAAAAGATGTTCCTTTGATAAAATCCATCAGCTTCTTATTCTGA